A single region of the Oxyura jamaicensis isolate SHBP4307 breed ruddy duck chromosome 6, BPBGC_Ojam_1.0, whole genome shotgun sequence genome encodes:
- the CPN1 gene encoding carboxypeptidase N catalytic chain, with protein MARGLRPLAGALLVLEVAAAVSFVHHRYEEMVQALFRVQSECPYVTRVYSIGRSVEGRHLYVLEFSDYPGIHEPLEPEFKYVGNMHGNEVLGRELLLQLSEFLCEEYRRGSERVTRLLHDTRIHIMPSMNPDGYEVAAKQGPDSIGYLTGRNNANGVDLNRNFPDLNTFMYYSGEISGPNHHIPLPDNWKSQVEPETLAVIQWIGSYNFVLSANLHGGAVVANYPYDKSQDQRFRSHRRTVNTPTPDDKLFQKLAKTYSYAHGWMHRGWNCGDYFADGITNGASWYSLSKGMQDFNYLYTNCFEITLELSCNKFPPEKDLERQWMANREALVAFIEEIHQGIKGMVTDENNNGIAGAVISVQGISHDVTSGDMGDYFRLLLPGTYTVTASAEGYQPQTVTTTVGPAEPSLVHFQLKQDVVRKPPERKASGTRTNNKTLHKKVVPRATRRGTQR; from the exons ATGGCGCGGGGGCTGCGGCCGCTGGCGGGGGCGCTGCTCGTGCTCGAGGTGGCGGCCGCCGTCAGCTTCGTCCACCACCGCTACGAGGAGATGGTGCAGGCCCTGTTCCGCGTGCAGAGCGAGTGTCCCTATGTCACCCGCGTCTACAGCATCGGCCGCAGCGTCGAGGGCCGGCACCTCTACGTGCTGGAGTTCAGCGACTACCCCGGCATCCACGAGCCCC TGGAGCCAGAGTTCAAGTACGTCGGGAACATGCACGGGAACGAGGTTCTGGGCcgcgagctgctgctgcagctctccgaGTTCCTGTGCGAGGAGTACCGCCGGGGCAGCGAGCGCGTCACCCGCCTCCTCCACGACACACGCATCCACATCATGCCCTCCATGAACCCCGACGGGTACGAAGTGGCTGCCAAGCAG GGCCCGGACAGCATCGGGTACTTGACGGGGAGGAACAACGCCAACGGAGTGGACTTGAACCGCAACTTTCCTGACCTCAACACATTCATGTACTACAGCGGGGAAATTAGCGGGCCAAATCACCACATCCCGCTGCCTGACAACTGGAAAAGCCAG GTGGAGCCGGAGACATTGGCTGTGATTCAGTGGATTGGCAGCTACAATTTTGTGCTGTCGGCCAACCTGCACGGTGGAGCGGTGGTGGCAAACTACCCCTACGACAAGTCTCAGGACCAGCGGTTCAGGAGCCACCGGCGCACAGTCAACACACCCACCCCTGACGACAAGTTGTTCCAGAAG CTGGCCAAGACGTACTCGTATGCCCACGGCTGGATGCACCGCGGCTGGAACTGTGGGGACTACTTCGCTGATGGCATCACGAACGGGGCGTCCTGGTACTCGCTCAGCAAAG GCATGCAAGACTTCAATTACCTCTACACCAACTGCTTTGAAATCACCCTGGAGCTGAGCTGCAATAAGTTTCCccctgagaaggacctggagcGGCAGTGGATGGCCAACCGGGAGGCGCTTGTTGCTTTCATTGAAGAG ATTCACCAGGGCATCAAAGGGATGGTGACAGACGAGAACAACAACGGCATTGCAGGAGCAGTCATTTCTGTCCAGGGAATCAGCCATGACGTTACCTCCG GTGACATGGGGGATTATTtccggctgctgctgcctggcacttACACTGTCACAGCCTCTGCAGAGGGCTACCAGCCCCAGACAGTGACAACAACAGTGGGCCCGGCTGAACCTTCACTG GTGCACTTCCAGCTCAAACAAGATGTGGTGAGGAAGCCCCCGGAGCGTAAAGCCTCAGGCACACGCACGAACAATAAAACCCTTCATAAGAAGGTAGTGCCAAGAGCCACCCGCCGAGGGACCCAGAGATGA